A single window of uncultured Methanospirillum sp. DNA harbors:
- a CDS encoding polyprenol monophosphomannose synthase, with protein sequence MNSLSIIIPTYNEEENIGRIIQTLQNILQNHSIPHEILVMDDNSKDRTNVIVQEISKNSPNVRLIIRTKDHGLSQSVVDGFSYAQYNLVVVMDADFSHPPPAVLDLYEVLKEGYDLVIGSRYVQGGDIENWPVERKILSFGATFMARVLFPGIRDPVSGFFGFHTRILQGARLKPRGYKILFEILGKSNWSRVIEVPITFIEREGGSSKLNLKIILQYIIQFADIAIFRINHRIHE encoded by the coding sequence ATGAACAGTCTTTCAATAATTATCCCAACGTATAACGAAGAAGAAAATATCGGGAGAATAATACAGACATTACAAAACATCCTGCAGAATCACTCAATACCCCATGAAATTCTGGTGATGGATGACAATTCAAAGGATAGAACAAACGTAATCGTTCAGGAGATCTCAAAGAATTCTCCTAATGTGCGTTTGATCATTCGGACCAAGGATCATGGATTGTCGCAGTCGGTCGTCGATGGATTCTCGTACGCCCAATACAATCTTGTCGTTGTGATGGATGCTGACTTCTCACATCCTCCCCCCGCAGTACTTGATCTTTACGAGGTCCTGAAAGAAGGATACGACCTGGTGATAGGAAGCAGGTATGTTCAGGGCGGGGATATTGAGAACTGGCCGGTTGAGAGAAAGATTCTCTCCTTTGGGGCCACCTTTATGGCCAGAGTTCTCTTTCCAGGAATCAGAGATCCGGTCAGCGGTTTTTTCGGATTTCATACGAGGATATTACAAGGTGCCAGGTTGAAACCCAGAGGATACAAGATATTATTTGAAATTCTTGGGAAGAGTAACTGGAGCCGGGTTATTGAAGTGCCGATAACATTCATCGAGCGGGAAGGCGGCTCCAGCAAGTTAAATTTGAAAATAATACTTCAATATATCATTCAGTTTGCGGATATTGCAATTTTCAGGATAAACCATCGTATCCATGAGTAG
- a CDS encoding tetratricopeptide repeat protein, producing MGDDISTKEARRWKEEGNKLGAMQKFDDAIRCYEKAISLDPVDEDTYFQKGLAMMNLIRYQEAIDSFEQSLRINDKDPRYWLYMGVNYFFMGRYSKAIPCFNMVIELDPFNVHALSNKGSALAELDKHADAVECFNKIIELAPGDINALYNKGISLQKMGEHKEAISCFKQILKQDSEDADSWFELGNSLAKVDTCKEAIKCYDRVIRIEPNHAEVYDAKVECLRKLGLDEEADKLIATREMDDGW from the coding sequence ATGGGTGATGATATCAGCACAAAGGAAGCAAGACGCTGGAAGGAAGAGGGCAACAAATTAGGTGCCATGCAGAAGTTTGACGATGCCATCCGGTGTTATGAAAAGGCGATATCGCTTGATCCGGTTGATGAGGATACATACTTCCAGAAGGGCCTTGCTATGATGAATCTGATCCGGTACCAGGAGGCGATCGACTCCTTTGAACAGTCCCTCCGGATCAATGACAAGGATCCCAGGTACTGGCTCTACATGGGTGTCAACTACTTCTTCATGGGGAGATACAGCAAGGCAATCCCCTGTTTCAACATGGTTATCGAGCTTGATCCCTTCAATGTTCATGCGTTAAGCAACAAAGGTTCAGCACTTGCAGAACTCGATAAGCATGCCGATGCAGTCGAGTGTTTTAACAAAATAATCGAACTGGCCCCTGGTGATATCAATGCCCTCTACAACAAAGGGATCAGTCTCCAGAAGATGGGTGAGCATAAAGAGGCAATATCCTGTTTCAAGCAGATCCTCAAGCAGGACTCCGAGGATGCTGACAGCTGGTTTGAACTTGGGAACTCTCTGGCAAAGGTCGATACCTGTAAGGAAGCGATCAAGTGTTATGACCGGGTCATCAGGATCGAGCCCAATCATGCTGAAGTGTATGATGCAAAGGTAGAATGCCTGCGTAAGCTTGGACTTGACGAAGAGGCAGACAAACTGATTGCAACCCGTGAGATGGATGACGGCTGGTAA
- a CDS encoding CDC48 family AAA ATPase: MVESYLKVDSAYPGDQGGGKARLDPETMLQLRLSPGDIIQIFGKSPTVAKVWRAQLNDWNQNKIRIDNFTRTNANVSIGDTVKVSKVEEVIPATVVVLAPPEDLPRNIPPADPITIHHNLMDFPIALGDSIPVPIGLPFIQPQMVSYKVIEIEPKEAVIISQKTEVILSDKPVSGFEGISQVTYEDIGGLREELQRLRETIELPMRHPELFRRLGIEPPKGVLLFGPPGTGKTLIAKAVANESGAHFIPIAGPEVISKYYGESEQRLREVFDEAEENAPAIIFIDELDSITPKREEVTGEVERRVVAQLLTMMDGLEERGEVIVIGATNRLDAIDPALRRPGRFDREIEIGVPTEIDRNDILMIHTRGMPLAGDVNLSELSARTHGYTGADLAALAREAAIRALRRYLPDIDLDEEEIPQEILEKMEVNGKDFKQALREITPSGMREVMLEVSHLRWKDVGGLSGAIEEIREAVEYPLTRREQFEDLGIHAPRGVLLYGPPGTGKTLLAKAVANESGANFIAVRGPQLLSKWVGESERAVREIFKKARQVAPSIIFFDELDALTPARGTAGDSHTMESVLNQFLTEMDGLVDLRDVVVMGATNRPDIIDPALLRTGRFDRLIYIGEPNLNDRLEVMQIHTRMMPIEGAAIEDLVNLIGTYSEEDIEQLASDLKRDTTYSSMEMAEFLKQHGSGEGTLSRTVRRRLLQELWVKLGIRVTDEPANELFRDMAARTAGFVGADIEGLCREAGIFAMRDQSGQVRKEHFEKALAKLHPTMNDNLREAYVKIQKHFKGGLPKEVQPPEYQ, from the coding sequence ATGGTGGAATCATACCTTAAAGTTGACAGTGCATATCCCGGTGATCAGGGTGGAGGGAAAGCCCGCCTGGATCCTGAGACAATGCTCCAGCTCAGACTCTCTCCCGGTGATATCATCCAGATCTTCGGGAAGTCCCCCACCGTTGCCAAGGTCTGGAGGGCCCAGCTCAACGACTGGAACCAGAATAAAATACGAATCGATAATTTTACCCGGACCAATGCAAACGTCTCCATCGGCGACACGGTGAAAGTCTCCAAAGTGGAAGAGGTGATCCCTGCAACAGTCGTGGTCCTGGCCCCTCCCGAAGATCTTCCGAGAAATATTCCACCTGCTGACCCGATCACGATCCATCACAACCTGATGGACTTCCCGATTGCACTTGGTGACTCGATCCCTGTCCCAATCGGCCTGCCATTCATCCAGCCGCAGATGGTCTCATACAAGGTCATCGAGATCGAGCCGAAAGAGGCGGTCATCATCTCGCAGAAGACAGAGGTGATCCTCTCTGACAAACCGGTAAGCGGGTTTGAAGGGATAAGTCAGGTCACGTACGAGGATATCGGGGGACTTCGGGAGGAACTTCAGCGGCTCAGGGAGACGATAGAACTCCCGATGCGGCATCCTGAACTCTTCCGCAGACTTGGAATCGAGCCTCCGAAGGGTGTCCTGCTCTTCGGCCCACCAGGTACCGGCAAGACTCTGATCGCAAAGGCTGTTGCGAACGAGTCTGGTGCACACTTCATCCCGATTGCAGGTCCTGAAGTGATCTCCAAATATTACGGCGAGAGCGAACAGCGGCTTCGGGAGGTCTTTGATGAGGCAGAGGAGAATGCACCTGCTATCATCTTCATCGATGAACTCGACTCCATCACGCCGAAACGTGAGGAGGTTACCGGTGAGGTTGAGCGCCGGGTCGTTGCCCAGCTCCTGACCATGATGGATGGGCTTGAGGAGCGGGGTGAGGTGATCGTGATCGGAGCCACGAACCGGCTTGATGCGATCGATCCTGCTCTGAGGCGACCGGGCCGGTTTGACAGGGAGATAGAGATCGGTGTTCCGACTGAGATTGACCGTAATGATATCCTCATGATCCACACGAGGGGTATGCCCCTGGCTGGTGATGTGAATCTTTCAGAATTATCAGCCCGGACACATGGGTACACCGGAGCTGACCTTGCCGCACTTGCACGTGAGGCAGCAATCCGTGCCCTCAGACGGTATCTGCCTGATATTGATCTCGATGAAGAGGAGATTCCCCAGGAGATCCTTGAGAAGATGGAGGTCAACGGCAAGGACTTCAAGCAGGCCCTTCGTGAGATCACCCCGTCAGGTATGCGTGAGGTCATGCTTGAGGTCTCCCATCTCCGGTGGAAGGATGTCGGAGGTCTTTCAGGGGCCATAGAGGAGATCAGGGAGGCGGTTGAGTATCCCCTCACCAGGAGAGAACAGTTTGAGGATCTTGGAATCCATGCTCCACGGGGTGTACTTCTGTACGGACCTCCTGGAACTGGTAAGACCCTTCTGGCCAAGGCTGTTGCGAACGAGTCTGGTGCGAATTTTATCGCTGTACGCGGACCCCAGCTCCTCTCAAAATGGGTTGGTGAATCAGAGCGTGCAGTGCGGGAGATATTCAAGAAAGCACGCCAGGTTGCACCTTCTATCATCTTCTTTGATGAACTTGATGCCTTAACCCCCGCAAGGGGAACGGCAGGTGACAGTCACACCATGGAAAGTGTTCTCAACCAGTTCCTCACCGAGATGGATGGCCTTGTGGATCTTCGCGATGTCGTGGTAATGGGAGCAACAAACAGACCTGACATTATTGATCCTGCCCTGCTCAGGACCGGCAGGTTTGACCGGTTGATCTACATTGGAGAGCCCAATCTCAACGATCGGCTGGAGGTGATGCAGATTCATACCCGGATGATGCCTATTGAAGGGGCTGCAATAGAGGATCTGGTCAACCTGATCGGAACATATAGTGAAGAGGATATCGAGCAACTTGCATCTGATCTCAAGAGGGATACGACCTACTCATCAATGGAAATGGCAGAGTTCCTCAAGCAGCATGGGTCAGGTGAGGGAACCCTGAGCAGAACAGTCCGCAGGAGGCTGCTCCAGGAACTCTGGGTTAAACTCGGGATCCGTGTGACTGATGAGCCTGCGAATGAACTGTTCAGGGATATGGCTGCGCGAACTGCCGGGTTTGTCGGTGCAGACATCGAAGGACTCTGCCGGGAGGCAGGCATCTTTGCGATGAGGGATCAGTCAGGGCAGGTCAGGAAAGAGCACTTTGAAAAAGCTCTGGCAAAATTGCACCCGACGATGAATGATAATCTGCGGGAGGCATACGTGAAGATTCAGAAACACTTCAAGGGAGGCCTCCCCAAAGAGGTTCAGCCCCCTGAATACCAGTAA
- the dapF gene encoding diaminopimelate epimerase, which translates to MDLPFVKLHGNGNDFVLIDEWDGIKVPDEMKGEFAAVYCDRRMGIGGDGVLFLGKTPEGNAAMRLFQPDESEAEMCGNGIRCLARYAFDMGYIKEKATVQTLAGLIDVTCGYDGDGDFLAEVTMTKPQYDAPSIPAKGSGEFHEIINGYEVYAVNTGVPHAVVFVKDLDSLDVCGHAPAIRNSQFFPKGANVNFVEVTDQNSIRIRTFERGVEWETLSCGTGATASAAIAHRLGKTGAVVEVETQGGPLTITLADGATMKGPADVIFTGMLIL; encoded by the coding sequence ATGGATCTGCCTTTTGTCAAACTACATGGGAACGGCAATGACTTTGTTCTGATCGACGAGTGGGACGGTATCAAGGTTCCCGACGAGATGAAAGGTGAGTTTGCAGCGGTCTATTGTGATCGCAGGATGGGGATTGGTGGTGACGGTGTCCTCTTCCTTGGAAAGACACCGGAAGGAAATGCAGCAATGCGGCTCTTCCAGCCTGATGAGAGCGAGGCCGAGATGTGCGGAAACGGTATCCGGTGCCTGGCACGGTATGCCTTTGATATGGGTTATATAAAAGAAAAGGCCACTGTCCAGACACTCGCCGGGCTGATTGATGTTACCTGTGGGTATGACGGGGACGGGGATTTTCTTGCTGAAGTCACCATGACAAAGCCACAGTATGACGCCCCATCCATCCCGGCAAAAGGAAGCGGAGAGTTCCATGAGATCATCAACGGATATGAGGTCTATGCGGTAAACACCGGTGTTCCGCATGCGGTGGTCTTTGTAAAGGATCTTGATTCACTTGATGTATGCGGGCATGCTCCTGCGATCAGAAACAGCCAGTTCTTCCCGAAAGGGGCAAATGTGAACTTTGTTGAGGTAACAGACCAAAATTCAATTCGCATCCGCACTTTTGAGCGGGGTGTGGAATGGGAAACCCTCTCCTGTGGAACCGGAGCAACAGCATCTGCTGCCATTGCTCACCGGCTGGGAAAGACCGGGGCTGTAGTGGAGGTCGAGACCCAGGGAGGTCCGCTCACGATCACCCTGGCAGATGGGGCCACCATGAAAGGTCCGGCAGATGTAATCTTCACCGGTATGCTCATCCTCTGA
- the radB gene encoding DNA repair and recombination protein RadB — protein MGEGVQKAGLPAVSRYYESSGCIPLDELIGGGYPKKMITQIYGEPGGGKSTFCLIAAVSVLKAGKCVVYVDTESFSVDRFTQIAGSQAEELSERFYLYEAADFDQQASMIQDAGHILSTRDTGLIVIDSATGLYRTELEHGQDSLQRLSRQIVVLLGYAKRYDIPILLTNQVYMDPARNDFAPLGGTSLFHLSKVILRIDRMEGIRRVKIVKHHALPEGSSLNFSMVHEGIQVSGIPDQTDPTQDP, from the coding sequence ATGGGAGAAGGAGTGCAAAAGGCAGGGCTTCCGGCAGTAAGCCGGTACTATGAATCAAGCGGGTGCATCCCGCTTGATGAACTGATCGGGGGAGGGTACCCGAAGAAGATGATCACCCAGATCTACGGAGAGCCTGGTGGAGGAAAGTCAACATTCTGCCTTATCGCAGCGGTTTCAGTCCTAAAGGCAGGTAAGTGTGTGGTTTACGTCGACACCGAGAGCTTTTCTGTCGACCGGTTCACCCAGATCGCAGGCAGCCAGGCTGAAGAACTCTCAGAACGGTTTTACCTGTACGAGGCAGCAGATTTCGATCAACAGGCCTCAATGATCCAGGATGCAGGACATATCCTCTCTACCCGGGATACAGGGCTCATCGTCATCGACTCTGCAACTGGTCTCTATCGTACCGAACTCGAACATGGGCAGGACTCACTACAGCGCCTCTCTAGACAGATCGTAGTCCTCCTCGGGTACGCCAAACGGTATGACATTCCAATCCTGCTTACCAACCAGGTGTACATGGATCCGGCCAGGAACGATTTCGCCCCACTTGGGGGAACCAGTCTCTTTCACCTCTCAAAAGTGATCCTTCGAATTGATCGCATGGAGGGGATTCGAAGGGTTAAGATAGTCAAACACCACGCCCTGCCTGAGGGGAGCAGTCTCAACTTCTCCATGGTCCATGAGGGGATCCAGGTTTCAGGGATTCCTGATCAGACAGATCCAACCCAGGACCCATAA
- the larC gene encoding nickel pincer cofactor biosynthesis protein LarC, whose protein sequence is MRILAIDPFHGAAGDMFLGALLDLGTDRDAVIRVMASVVASPTIEIVTRAGIQAVKIHTHAGPASRTLEEVIERVRTSSAPAVVIARAEAVFQRIATAERSIHGKMEHFHEVGADDAIADVLGSCMAMHTISPDTVTVLPVATGSGTVKMAHGIYPVPAPATAAILSAGGLQVTLGGGTGELCTPTGAALLAEFCTGQADSLPTGRLDATGYGAGDRDDPHTPNVLRMLLLTTSEMIAEDEVDILETNVDDVPGEVIGYLLERLMEEGARDASATPLTMKKGRPGHLIRVICRPDDAKRLSIFMARETGTLGVRCIPAVHRFIADRRIEEIDCMINGNTGRFPVKFGIMEGSCYTLKAEYEYVCRFAREHNLPVVQVRREVEEAAWEKECKRQGFRQ, encoded by the coding sequence ATGAGAATTCTCGCGATCGACCCGTTTCACGGGGCTGCAGGTGATATGTTCCTCGGCGCTCTTCTGGACCTTGGAACTGACCGTGACGCGGTGATCCGGGTAATGGCTTCAGTGGTTGCTAGTCCCACTATTGAGATAGTTACACGGGCAGGCATCCAGGCCGTAAAAATACATACTCATGCAGGTCCCGCATCACGAACTCTGGAAGAGGTCATAGAAAGGGTCAGAACATCATCTGCTCCTGCGGTTGTTATTGCCAGGGCTGAAGCAGTGTTTCAGCGGATCGCTACTGCAGAACGATCAATACACGGAAAGATGGAGCACTTTCATGAGGTCGGGGCTGATGATGCGATCGCAGATGTTCTTGGATCATGCATGGCGATGCACACGATATCACCTGACACCGTGACAGTGCTTCCGGTAGCAACGGGCTCAGGGACCGTGAAGATGGCACATGGCATATACCCGGTTCCTGCCCCGGCGACTGCTGCCATACTTTCTGCAGGAGGGTTGCAGGTTACCCTCGGTGGGGGTACCGGTGAACTCTGTACCCCGACTGGTGCTGCCCTTCTTGCCGAATTTTGTACCGGGCAGGCAGATTCTCTCCCAACAGGACGGCTGGATGCAACCGGGTACGGTGCTGGTGACCGGGATGATCCGCATACCCCAAATGTTCTGAGGATGCTGCTCCTCACCACATCTGAAATGATTGCAGAGGATGAGGTTGACATCCTTGAGACCAATGTCGATGATGTCCCTGGTGAGGTGATCGGGTATCTCCTTGAGAGACTCATGGAAGAGGGAGCCAGGGATGCAAGCGCCACACCTCTGACGATGAAGAAAGGAAGGCCAGGTCACCTTATCAGGGTGATCTGCAGACCCGATGATGCAAAAAGGCTCTCAATTTTCATGGCACGTGAGACCGGTACGTTGGGAGTCAGGTGTATCCCTGCAGTCCACCGGTTCATCGCTGATCGGAGGATTGAAGAGATTGACTGCATGATAAACGGAAATACTGGGAGATTCCCGGTAAAGTTTGGTATAATGGAGGGATCATGTTACACCCTGAAGGCAGAATATGAGTATGTATGCAGATTTGCCAGGGAACACAACCTTCCGGTTGTACAGGTGAGACGCGAGGTTGAAGAGGCTGCATGGGAGAAGGAGTGCAAAAGGCAGGGCTTCCGGCAGTAA
- a CDS encoding lysylphosphatidylglycerol synthase transmembrane domain-containing protein, producing the protein MSRKDIPFSWEKIRDHLNHFWQYYLGIFLLISIFRLISNDQNRVLPDSINILFIILAGLSYLLNNILMSFRLWRILSHLDVRTTCIQAFSSHMGGMLLSDFTPGRSGYLSVAVFLKRRGISYEKGLASITGTFIYEFLFKLGLALFSLLFMYTTIFGNSMLVCCGATAGIILSLIIMYLLVVYPPDFMLALGVRFNLVNKLLETGRECQNLHVKVPFVIFISAICWILRGFEWYCIAIAIGISSIQFFDALFLNPLLTLLSFVPISPSGIGFQESGIVGIFAILGIGLSLSLWFAILVRLIETGIDLIGIFEVFPQISATLKKGVSSILNKRKV; encoded by the coding sequence ATGAGTAGGAAAGATATTCCCTTTTCATGGGAGAAGATCAGAGACCACCTGAACCACTTCTGGCAGTATTATCTGGGAATATTTCTTTTGATCTCTATTTTTCGTCTGATTAGCAACGACCAGAACCGGGTGCTGCCGGATTCAATAAACATCCTTTTTATCATACTCGCCGGATTAAGTTACCTTCTGAATAACATCCTGATGAGTTTCCGGTTATGGCGGATATTATCACATCTTGATGTCAGGACCACATGCATTCAGGCTTTCTCCTCTCACATGGGAGGGATGCTCCTGTCAGATTTTACTCCAGGAAGGAGCGGGTATCTTTCGGTGGCAGTATTTCTCAAGAGGAGAGGCATCAGTTACGAAAAAGGGCTGGCTTCAATTACCGGGACATTCATCTACGAATTTCTCTTCAAATTAGGTCTGGCCCTCTTTTCATTACTTTTTATGTATACAACCATCTTCGGAAACTCGATGCTTGTATGCTGCGGGGCAACAGCCGGCATCATCCTATCACTCATAATCATGTATCTTCTGGTTGTATATCCTCCTGACTTTATGCTTGCCCTTGGAGTCAGGTTTAATCTTGTAAACAAGCTGCTTGAGACTGGCAGGGAATGCCAGAACCTTCACGTGAAGGTTCCGTTCGTTATATTCATATCTGCAATCTGTTGGATTCTCCGGGGATTCGAGTGGTACTGTATCGCTATAGCTATTGGAATCAGTTCGATCCAGTTTTTCGATGCCTTATTCCTGAACCCGTTACTAACACTCCTCTCATTTGTTCCGATTAGTCCCTCGGGTATAGGATTTCAGGAGAGCGGTATTGTCGGGATCTTTGCAATTCTTGGAATCGGGCTCTCCCTGTCACTCTGGTTTGCAATATTAGTTAGGCTTATTGAGACCGGGATTGACCTCATTGGAATATTTGAGGTCTTTCCCCAGATATCAGCAACATTAAAAAAAGGTGTTTCTTCGATTTTGAACAAACGGAAAGTGTGA
- a CDS encoding right-handed parallel beta-helix repeat-containing protein: MEFPPAVGPYSGDYVYITEPGRYTLEQNVSHQYPVGVIIAAPSVVLDGQGYSIQPAAADPASVGIWIRLTDLSGNPVTGVTIKNVSIEDEGFGIYSEGIDSSIFPWGQDRTADPDGIKAAETTRNLILSGVSVNSCHEGVTLSNQSDTRITTTTISDCTGSGVTVTGGRVDIQDSRLMNNVESGIVLSKSSGSDISSSVIEGNGRAGISLDEVNGIRILNNQFHNTQNIDQNNQSTDVVISPPLETGETPNTIQTQEKEGWNKSDILSPVQESETSTGKNPANLITGTLDLNQTSSPAPILTVTPVVTVSPENKPTQDTTPKTIMTGIHAVVSGDSIPKEMKGGNTYPVGLILFNDGSDDWISQYQVGVMALDDTAGYGPAWIGVPEGVMVKSGQSQTLPFDLRAPSKPGTYTLKYQAARQGTGVQVLFGRAYTKTVTVT; encoded by the coding sequence GTGGAGTTTCCCCCAGCTGTCGGGCCGTACTCTGGAGACTATGTATACATCACCGAACCGGGACGATACACCCTTGAGCAGAACGTTTCACACCAGTATCCGGTCGGGGTCATCATCGCTGCCCCGTCTGTTGTCCTTGATGGGCAGGGGTATTCTATACAACCCGCAGCAGCAGATCCTGCATCTGTAGGTATCTGGATTCGCCTGACCGATCTATCAGGAAACCCGGTGACGGGAGTCACCATCAAAAATGTGAGCATTGAGGATGAGGGATTCGGTATCTACTCCGAAGGGATTGATTCATCGATCTTTCCATGGGGGCAGGATCGCACAGCCGATCCAGATGGGATAAAAGCAGCGGAGACAACCCGAAACCTGATCCTCTCCGGGGTCTCGGTAAACTCCTGCCACGAGGGGGTAACCCTCTCAAACCAGTCAGATACCAGAATAACAACCACTACGATATCAGACTGCACGGGTTCAGGGGTTACCGTTACTGGTGGCAGGGTTGATATTCAAGATTCACGCCTCATGAACAATGTCGAATCAGGCATCGTACTCAGCAAGAGTTCAGGTTCTGATATTTCCTCATCAGTGATCGAAGGGAACGGACGAGCAGGAATCTCCCTGGATGAAGTGAATGGCATCCGGATTCTGAACAACCAGTTCCATAACACACAGAACATAGACCAAAATAATCAGAGCACAGATGTTGTCATCTCCCCTCCCCTGGAAACAGGAGAAACCCCTAACACTATCCAAACCCAGGAGAAGGAGGGTTGGAACAAGAGTGACATTTTATCTCCTGTTCAGGAGAGCGAAACAAGCACAGGGAAGAACCCGGCCAACCTGATAACTGGAACTCTTGATCTCAACCAGACATCTTCACCAGCACCAATACTGACTGTAACCCCTGTAGTAACCGTTTCTCCTGAAAACAAACCAACACAGGATACAACTCCAAAGACCATCATGACCGGCATTCATGCGGTTGTCTCAGGAGACTCCATCCCAAAAGAGATGAAGGGGGGCAATACATATCCTGTTGGACTTATCCTGTTCAATGATGGATCAGATGACTGGATCTCACAGTATCAGGTAGGAGTCATGGCGCTGGATGATACAGCAGGATACGGACCAGCATGGATCGGTGTTCCGGAAGGAGTTATGGTGAAATCAGGCCAGTCCCAGACCCTCCCCTTTGATCTCAGGGCTCCTTCAAAGCCTGGGACCTACACTCTCAAATACCAGGCAGCACGTCAGGGCACCGGGGTCCAGGTGCTCTTCGGACGGGCATATACAAAAACAGTAACTGTGACCTGA
- a CDS encoding RuBisCO large subunit C-terminal-like domain-containing protein: protein MADAVATYYFRPKEGITPEWAARAIAEEQTTGTWTDISTREEYVHYLDGQVGKITPSGDGYQVSITYPNEIFEIGNIPQYLSVFAGNLFGLSRIAAVRLLDVEFPREIIPFNGPKFGIEGVRKLVGTTDRPHVGTIIKPKVGLNPKDTADVAYEAAIGGVDLIKDDETLTDQKFCPIAERLPRVMEKLDQVKSETGRNVLYAVNISIAGDKILERARQAKEMGANMLMIDVIVCGFDAIRVVAEDPSINLPLHIHRTMHAAITRNREHGIAMRPFCRLVRMLGGDQLHTGTVSGKMEHDMQELIGDNRTLTHPWHGIKSVFPVASGGLHPGGVVDEIRVLGSDLILQAGGGIHGHPDGTRAGATAMRQAVDAAMEEIPLATYAEDHPELRRALEKWAKK from the coding sequence ATGGCAGATGCAGTTGCGACCTATTATTTCCGTCCGAAAGAGGGCATCACCCCCGAGTGGGCGGCCCGGGCTATTGCTGAGGAGCAGACCACCGGAACCTGGACCGATATCTCAACCAGGGAAGAGTACGTACATTACCTGGATGGGCAGGTCGGAAAGATCACGCCGTCGGGTGACGGGTACCAGGTCTCGATTACGTATCCTAACGAAATATTCGAGATCGGGAATATTCCCCAGTATCTCTCTGTCTTTGCAGGAAACCTCTTCGGACTATCCCGGATCGCCGCTGTCAGGCTGCTCGATGTGGAGTTTCCGAGGGAGATCATCCCGTTCAACGGACCAAAATTCGGGATTGAGGGTGTCAGGAAACTGGTCGGGACAACAGATCGTCCCCATGTCGGGACCATTATCAAGCCGAAGGTTGGCCTGAACCCGAAGGACACTGCTGATGTTGCGTATGAAGCAGCAATCGGCGGGGTAGATCTCATCAAGGATGATGAGACCCTTACCGATCAGAAGTTCTGCCCGATCGCAGAGCGCCTTCCGAGGGTGATGGAGAAACTTGACCAGGTAAAATCAGAGACCGGCAGGAATGTACTGTATGCTGTGAATATCTCCATAGCCGGTGATAAGATCCTCGAGCGTGCCAGGCAGGCAAAAGAGATGGGGGCAAATATGCTGATGATCGATGTGATCGTCTGCGGGTTTGATGCCATCAGGGTGGTTGCCGAGGATCCGTCCATCAACCTGCCGCTTCATATTCACCGGACCATGCATGCGGCCATCACCCGAAACCGGGAGCATGGGATTGCAATGCGTCCGTTCTGCCGGCTTGTGAGGATGCTTGGCGGAGATCAACTTCACACCGGAACTGTGTCAGGAAAGATGGAGCATGACATGCAGGAGCTCATCGGCGATAACCGGACCCTTACCCATCCCTGGCATGGTATCAAGAGTGTCTTTCCAGTTGCCAGTGGTGGGCTTCATCCTGGCGGGGTGGTTGACGAGATAAGGGTTCTCGGCAGCGACCTGATTCTTCAGGCCGGTGGGGGCATACACGGACACCCGGACGGGACCCGTGCCGGAGCAACTGCCATGCGACAGGCAGTAGATGCAGCGATGGAAGAAATTCCGCTTGCAACCTACGCCGAGGATCACCCAGAACTGAGAAGAGCATTGGAAAAGTGGGCAAAGAAATAG